The following coding sequences lie in one Heliangelus exortis chromosome 8, bHelExo1.hap1, whole genome shotgun sequence genomic window:
- the LOC139799410 gene encoding aspartate--tRNA ligase, mitochondrial-like isoform X2, producing the protein MALPRLLRVLPRALPALARALHRAVPGVPDFNSFVTRTNTCGELRSAHVGQEVTLYGWVQYQRQGLFLILRDFQGLTQIVIPQDEAHSHVKKLLSSAPVESVVRVTGIVSPRPPGQENPKMPTGDIEVKAETAEILNSSKKLPFELKDFVKKSEALRMQYRYLDLRSFPLQHNLRLRSQVVMRMREFLCNLHGFVDVETPTLFKRTPGGAKEFLVPSREAGKFYSLPQSPQQFKQLLMVGGLDRYFQVARCYRDEGSRPDRQPEFTQIDIEMSFVDQAGIQRLIEGLLQYSWPEERGSITAPFPSMTYEEALADYGTDKPDTRFGMKRYLKKKDLQSLKESAKSQFNQEIVEIICRPDGSLKSLLTKFLGEKQQSELIQVLNMQVDDVVLLAAGEHKQVCSALGSLRLGSADLLEAAGLVLRDPAAFHFLWVVDFPLFLPKEENSTELESAHHPFTAPHPSDAHLLYSDPTKVRSQHYDLVLNGCEVGGGSIRIHSAELQRFVLEKVLKEDSEVLSHLLQALEFGAPPHGGIALGLDRLISLIVDAPSIRDVIAFPKSFRGRDLMGNAPDYVTPEELEPYHIQVSWPLEEKEAKQN; encoded by the exons ATGGCCCTTCCCCGCCTGCTGCGGGTGCTGCCCCGGGCGCTGCCGGCCCTGGCCCGGGCTCTGCACCGAGCGGTACCGGGGGTCCCAG acTTCAACAGCTTTGTCACTCGGACCAACACTTGTGGAGAGCTGCGTTCTGCTCACGTGGGACAGGAGGTCACGCTCTATGGATGGGTTCAGTACCAAAG ACAAGGCCTGTTTCTAATTCTGAGGGATTTCCAGGGACTGACCCAGATCGTAATTCCACAGGATGAG GCACATTCCCACGTGAAGAAGCTCTTGTCTAGTGCCCCAGTGGAGTCTGTTGTGAGAGTGACTGGAATTGTGTCCCCTCgtcccccagggcaggagaacCCG AAAATGCCAACAGGGGATATTGAAGTGAAGGCAGAGACTGCAGAGATCCTAAACTCCTCCAAGAAGCTACCTTTTGAACTCAAGGATTTTGTCAAG AAGTCAGAGGCCCTGCGGATGCAGTATCGCTACTTGGACCTGCGCAGCTTCCCCCTGCAGCACAACCTGAGGCTGAGGTCCCAGGTGGTGATGAGGATGAGGGAATTCCTCTGTAACCTCCATG GGTTTGTGGATGTAGAAACTCCAACTCTCTTCAAAAGGACCCCAGGG GGAGCAAAAGAATTCCTTGTGCCCTCGAGGGAAGCTGGCAAGTTCTACTCTCTGCCTCAGAGTCCTCAGCAGTTCAAGCAGCTCCTCATGGTTGGAGGCCTGGACAG GTACTTCCAGGTTGCTCGCTGCTACCGAGATGAAGGCTCACGACCTGACAGGCAGCCTGAGTTCACCCAG atagATATAGAGATGTCATTTGTAGACCAAGCTGGGATCCAGAGACTGATAGAAGGCCTCCTGCAATATTCCTGGCCTGAGGAAAGAGGCTCCATTAcagctcctttcccttccatGACATATGAGGAGGCACTGGCTGATTATGGGACAGATAAACCAGACACTCGTTTTGGGATGAAG agatatcttaaaaagaaagatttgcaGTCACTAAAGGAGTCTGCAAAATCCCAGTTTAACCAG GAAATCGTGGAAATTATCTGCAGACCTGATGGAAGCTTGAAGTCTCTTCTCACAAAGTTTCTTGGTGAGAAGCAGCAGTCAGAGCTTATCCAGGTGCTGAACATGCAGGTGGATGatgtggtgctgctggcagctggtgAACACAAGCAAGTG TGCTCTGCCTTGGGGAGCCTCAGGTTGGGGAGTGCTGACCTCCTTGAAGCAGCTGGCTTGGTGCTCCGTGATCCTGCAGCTTTTCACTTTCTGTGGGTGGTAgatttcccccttttcctccccaagGAAGAGAATTCCACTGAACTGGAATCTGCTCATCACCCCTTCACTGCACCTCATCCCTCGGATGCCCACCTCCTCTATTCTGATCCCACAAAG GTCCGTAGCCAACACTATGACCTCGTGCTGAATGGCTGTGAAGTTGGAGGTGGCTCCATCAGGATTCacagtgcagagctgcagcGTTTTGTGCTGGAGAAAGTGCTGAAG GAGGACTCTGAGGTACTTTCCCATCTGCTTCAGGCACTGGAGTTTGGAGCTCCACCTCATGGAGGAATTGCTTTAG gACTTGACAGGCTGATCTCTCTCATTGTTGATGCTCCAAGTATCAGAGATGTCATTGCTTTCCCCAAATCCTTCAGGGGACGGGACCTGATGGGCAATGCTCCAGACTATGTCACTCCAGAAGAACTAGAGCCATATCACATCCAAGTTTCCTGGCctcttgaagaaaaagaggcaaagcaaaactga
- the LOC139799414 gene encoding centromere protein L-like has translation MEGAEGAARRRQSLGRLSRGPALGRAQSRFGLSPSSRVLPRSQASGDPQRIAFLLRKQWSLYSVTPLYRFCEARLRDYGRQLGAFIAAERQKGLAVEVGVELDVKVAVSCLPDLKGSEQDQAALLLQLSTRSPTSKKNSEDKVVWLGWFCCVAGDDLSENLPEDFTCLPLFLVHGAERYTAIVGGWFQKTFDCYFRRLTISPLSLSWMAAMWAGCKEDKATSAMELLFSVPCLPQPLDISYAIHAEDAKALWDTVQKTPGEITQEEVDVFMDCLYSHFHRHFKIYLSATKLVKVSTAIASAHSDGIVKFFQSQYLTGVLMLLTELAISQIQ, from the exons ATggagggggcagagggagcGGCCCGGCGGCGGCAGAGCCTGGGGCGGCTGTCCCGGGGCCCCGCGTTGGGACGGGCCCAGAGCCGGTTcgggctcagccccagcagccgGGTGCTGCCGCGCTCCCAG gcaAGCGGCGATCCCCAGAGGATCGCGTTTTTACTGCGAAAGCAGTGGTCCCTGTACAGCGTGACCCCTCTGTACCGGTTCTGCGAGGCCCGGCTGCGGGACTACGGGCGCCAGCTCGGTGCCTTCATTGCTGCCGAGAGGCAGAAGGGGCTGGCGGTGGAGGTAGGAGTGGAGCTGGATGTCAAGGTGGCTGTCTCCTGCCTCCCGGACCTGAAGGGCAGCGAACAAGACCAGgctgccctcctcctgcag CTTTCTACAAGATCACCAACTTCTAAAAAGAACTCAGAAGACAAGGTGGTGTGGTTGGGGTGGTTCTGCTGTGTGGCTGGGGATGACCTTTCTGAGAACTTGCCCGAGGACTTCACTTGTCTGCCTCTGTTCCTGGTGCATGGGGCCGAGCGTTACACGGCCATTGTTGGGGGGTGGTTCCAGAAAACTTTTGACTGCTACTTCAGGCGTTTGACCATCAGCCCCCTGAGCCTCAGCTGGATGGCAGCAATGTGGGCTGGCTGCAAAGAGGACAAAGCCACCTCTGCCATGGAACTCCTTTtctctgtcccctgcctgccccagcctcTGGATATTTCCTATGCTATTCATGCGGAGGATGCCAAAGCGCTGTGGGACACGGTCCAAAAGACTCCAGGAGAGATCACTCAAGAAGAGGTGGATGTCTTTATGGACTGCCTGTACTCTCACTTCCACAGGCACTTCAAGATCTACTTGTCAGCTACAAAACTGGTCAAAGTTTCTACAGCGATTGCCTCAGCACACTCTGATGGCATCGTAAAG ttTTTTCAAAGCCAATACCTAACTGGAGTGCTGATGTTACTGACTGAACTAGCAATCTCTCAGATACAGTGA
- the LOC139799410 gene encoding aspartate--tRNA ligase, mitochondrial-like isoform X3, which yields MALPRLLRVLPRALPALARALHRAVPGVPDFNSFVTRTNTCGELRSAHVGQEVTLYGWVQYQRQGLFLILRDFQGLTQIVIPQDEAHSHVKKLLSSAPVESVVRVTGIVSPRPPGQENPKMPTGDIEVKAETAEILNSSKKLPFELKDFVKKSEALRMQYRYLDLRSFPLQHNLRLRSQVVMRMREFLCNLHGFVDVETPTLFKRTPGGAKEFLVPSREAGKFYSLPQSPQQFKQLLMVGGLDRYFQVARCYRDEGSRPDRQPEFTQIDIEMSFVDQAGIQRLIEGLLQYSWPEERGSITAPFPSMTYEEALADYGTDKPDTRFGMKCSALGSLRLGSADLLEAAGLVLRDPAAFHFLWVVDFPLFLPKEENSTELESAHHPFTAPHPSDAHLLYSDPTKVRSQHYDLVLNGCEVGGGSIRIHSAELQRFVLEKVLKEDSEVLSHLLQALEFGAPPHGGIALGLDRLISLIVDAPSIRDVIAFPKSFRGRDLMGNAPDYVTPEELEPYHIQVSWPLEEKEAKQN from the exons ATGGCCCTTCCCCGCCTGCTGCGGGTGCTGCCCCGGGCGCTGCCGGCCCTGGCCCGGGCTCTGCACCGAGCGGTACCGGGGGTCCCAG acTTCAACAGCTTTGTCACTCGGACCAACACTTGTGGAGAGCTGCGTTCTGCTCACGTGGGACAGGAGGTCACGCTCTATGGATGGGTTCAGTACCAAAG ACAAGGCCTGTTTCTAATTCTGAGGGATTTCCAGGGACTGACCCAGATCGTAATTCCACAGGATGAG GCACATTCCCACGTGAAGAAGCTCTTGTCTAGTGCCCCAGTGGAGTCTGTTGTGAGAGTGACTGGAATTGTGTCCCCTCgtcccccagggcaggagaacCCG AAAATGCCAACAGGGGATATTGAAGTGAAGGCAGAGACTGCAGAGATCCTAAACTCCTCCAAGAAGCTACCTTTTGAACTCAAGGATTTTGTCAAG AAGTCAGAGGCCCTGCGGATGCAGTATCGCTACTTGGACCTGCGCAGCTTCCCCCTGCAGCACAACCTGAGGCTGAGGTCCCAGGTGGTGATGAGGATGAGGGAATTCCTCTGTAACCTCCATG GGTTTGTGGATGTAGAAACTCCAACTCTCTTCAAAAGGACCCCAGGG GGAGCAAAAGAATTCCTTGTGCCCTCGAGGGAAGCTGGCAAGTTCTACTCTCTGCCTCAGAGTCCTCAGCAGTTCAAGCAGCTCCTCATGGTTGGAGGCCTGGACAG GTACTTCCAGGTTGCTCGCTGCTACCGAGATGAAGGCTCACGACCTGACAGGCAGCCTGAGTTCACCCAG atagATATAGAGATGTCATTTGTAGACCAAGCTGGGATCCAGAGACTGATAGAAGGCCTCCTGCAATATTCCTGGCCTGAGGAAAGAGGCTCCATTAcagctcctttcccttccatGACATATGAGGAGGCACTGGCTGATTATGGGACAGATAAACCAGACACTCGTTTTGGGATGAAG TGCTCTGCCTTGGGGAGCCTCAGGTTGGGGAGTGCTGACCTCCTTGAAGCAGCTGGCTTGGTGCTCCGTGATCCTGCAGCTTTTCACTTTCTGTGGGTGGTAgatttcccccttttcctccccaagGAAGAGAATTCCACTGAACTGGAATCTGCTCATCACCCCTTCACTGCACCTCATCCCTCGGATGCCCACCTCCTCTATTCTGATCCCACAAAG GTCCGTAGCCAACACTATGACCTCGTGCTGAATGGCTGTGAAGTTGGAGGTGGCTCCATCAGGATTCacagtgcagagctgcagcGTTTTGTGCTGGAGAAAGTGCTGAAG GAGGACTCTGAGGTACTTTCCCATCTGCTTCAGGCACTGGAGTTTGGAGCTCCACCTCATGGAGGAATTGCTTTAG gACTTGACAGGCTGATCTCTCTCATTGTTGATGCTCCAAGTATCAGAGATGTCATTGCTTTCCCCAAATCCTTCAGGGGACGGGACCTGATGGGCAATGCTCCAGACTATGTCACTCCAGAAGAACTAGAGCCATATCACATCCAAGTTTCCTGGCctcttgaagaaaaagaggcaaagcaaaactga
- the LOC139799410 gene encoding aspartate--tRNA ligase, mitochondrial-like isoform X1, translating into MALPRLLRVLPRALPALARALHRAVPGVPDFNSFVTRTNTCGELRSAHVGQEVTLYGWVQYQRQGLFLILRDFQGLTQIVIPQDEAHSHVKKLLSSAPVESVVRVTGIVSPRPPGQENPKMPTGDIEVKAETAEILNSSKKLPFELKDFVKKSEALRMQYRYLDLRSFPLQHNLRLRSQVVMRMREFLCNLHGFVDVETPTLFKRTPGGAKEFLVPSREAGKFYSLPQSPQQFKQLLMVGGLDRYFQVARCYRDEGSRPDRQPEFTQIDIEMSFVDQAGIQRLIEGLLQYSWPEERGSITAPFPSMTYEEALADYGTDKPDTRFGMKIVDLSDSLGRWNIQFVQDALSYPHGAVRAICIPQGVRYLKKKDLQSLKESAKSQFNQEIVEIICRPDGSLKSLLTKFLGEKQQSELIQVLNMQVDDVVLLAAGEHKQVCSALGSLRLGSADLLEAAGLVLRDPAAFHFLWVVDFPLFLPKEENSTELESAHHPFTAPHPSDAHLLYSDPTKVRSQHYDLVLNGCEVGGGSIRIHSAELQRFVLEKVLKEDSEVLSHLLQALEFGAPPHGGIALGLDRLISLIVDAPSIRDVIAFPKSFRGRDLMGNAPDYVTPEELEPYHIQVSWPLEEKEAKQN; encoded by the exons ATGGCCCTTCCCCGCCTGCTGCGGGTGCTGCCCCGGGCGCTGCCGGCCCTGGCCCGGGCTCTGCACCGAGCGGTACCGGGGGTCCCAG acTTCAACAGCTTTGTCACTCGGACCAACACTTGTGGAGAGCTGCGTTCTGCTCACGTGGGACAGGAGGTCACGCTCTATGGATGGGTTCAGTACCAAAG ACAAGGCCTGTTTCTAATTCTGAGGGATTTCCAGGGACTGACCCAGATCGTAATTCCACAGGATGAG GCACATTCCCACGTGAAGAAGCTCTTGTCTAGTGCCCCAGTGGAGTCTGTTGTGAGAGTGACTGGAATTGTGTCCCCTCgtcccccagggcaggagaacCCG AAAATGCCAACAGGGGATATTGAAGTGAAGGCAGAGACTGCAGAGATCCTAAACTCCTCCAAGAAGCTACCTTTTGAACTCAAGGATTTTGTCAAG AAGTCAGAGGCCCTGCGGATGCAGTATCGCTACTTGGACCTGCGCAGCTTCCCCCTGCAGCACAACCTGAGGCTGAGGTCCCAGGTGGTGATGAGGATGAGGGAATTCCTCTGTAACCTCCATG GGTTTGTGGATGTAGAAACTCCAACTCTCTTCAAAAGGACCCCAGGG GGAGCAAAAGAATTCCTTGTGCCCTCGAGGGAAGCTGGCAAGTTCTACTCTCTGCCTCAGAGTCCTCAGCAGTTCAAGCAGCTCCTCATGGTTGGAGGCCTGGACAG GTACTTCCAGGTTGCTCGCTGCTACCGAGATGAAGGCTCACGACCTGACAGGCAGCCTGAGTTCACCCAG atagATATAGAGATGTCATTTGTAGACCAAGCTGGGATCCAGAGACTGATAGAAGGCCTCCTGCAATATTCCTGGCCTGAGGAAAGAGGCTCCATTAcagctcctttcccttccatGACATATGAGGAGGCACTGGCTGATTATGGGACAGATAAACCAGACACTCGTTTTGGGATGAAG attgTGGATCTCAGTGACTCGTTAGGGAGGTGGAACATTCAGTTTGTGCAGGATGCCCTCAGTTACCCACACGGTGCTGTCAGAGCCATTTGTATCCCTCAGGGAGTG agatatcttaaaaagaaagatttgcaGTCACTAAAGGAGTCTGCAAAATCCCAGTTTAACCAG GAAATCGTGGAAATTATCTGCAGACCTGATGGAAGCTTGAAGTCTCTTCTCACAAAGTTTCTTGGTGAGAAGCAGCAGTCAGAGCTTATCCAGGTGCTGAACATGCAGGTGGATGatgtggtgctgctggcagctggtgAACACAAGCAAGTG TGCTCTGCCTTGGGGAGCCTCAGGTTGGGGAGTGCTGACCTCCTTGAAGCAGCTGGCTTGGTGCTCCGTGATCCTGCAGCTTTTCACTTTCTGTGGGTGGTAgatttcccccttttcctccccaagGAAGAGAATTCCACTGAACTGGAATCTGCTCATCACCCCTTCACTGCACCTCATCCCTCGGATGCCCACCTCCTCTATTCTGATCCCACAAAG GTCCGTAGCCAACACTATGACCTCGTGCTGAATGGCTGTGAAGTTGGAGGTGGCTCCATCAGGATTCacagtgcagagctgcagcGTTTTGTGCTGGAGAAAGTGCTGAAG GAGGACTCTGAGGTACTTTCCCATCTGCTTCAGGCACTGGAGTTTGGAGCTCCACCTCATGGAGGAATTGCTTTAG gACTTGACAGGCTGATCTCTCTCATTGTTGATGCTCCAAGTATCAGAGATGTCATTGCTTTCCCCAAATCCTTCAGGGGACGGGACCTGATGGGCAATGCTCCAGACTATGTCACTCCAGAAGAACTAGAGCCATATCACATCCAAGTTTCCTGGCctcttgaagaaaaagaggcaaagcaaaactga